The DNA region AACAGCTGCAATAATCGGTATTTCAATGGAGTACAGTAATTTAGATAAGCTATGAATGCCTTTGCGATAATTGTTTTGCACCGCCAACTGATCACCTGCAAACATTTTTTCTCGATTGAGCATGTCTTTAACATTACCACCCGAGGAAAACCCTTTACCTTCACCGGTCAAAATACAAACCGATACAGCTGGGTTATCTTGAATACCCATAAAAACCGTTTTAACTTCTTCTAATAACGTAGGGTCCGTAATCGCGTTACGTGAGGCAGGGTCATTTAACGTCACCGTTGCAATTTTATTATTTATTTCTAATTTAACTGTTTTATAGCTCAATTTTTTATCCACTTAATGGCTGCAGGCTAGCAATAACGACGTGACACAATGCCACTGTCACGTGCTTGCTGTAACAAGCTTTCACGGTCATCGGGGTGCGCAATGCTGATCAGTGCTAATGCTCTTTCACTGATGCTTTTACCTTTCAAATTAACAATACCAAATTCGGTCACAACATACATCGTATCCGACCTAGGTGTTGTCACGACGGTCCCCTCTTCTAGCCCGGGCACAATTCTAGAGCGAGGTCGGCCTTCTTTATCCTTAAACCTAGATGAAAGGCAGATAAACGACTTCCCGCCTTTAGAAGCCACTGCCCCACGGACAAATTGCAACTGCCCCCCAGTACCTGAAATTTGCCGATGACCATTACTCTCTGAGGCCACTTGACCGGTTAAATCCACTTGCAAACAGTTGTTAATAGAAATCACATTGTCATTTTGTGCAATTTTGTTTGTCAGGTTTGTTTCATCCACAGGAATGCTGACACACAATGCATTTTTATGAATAAAGTCATACGTTCTTTTGGAACCCAACGCAAAGGTATAGACAATTTGACCACGATAAGTTTGCTTGTAGTTCCCTGTTACTTTTCCTTTTTCAACCAGATCTACCATCCCATCAACAAACATCTCCGTATGAATCCCGAGGTCCTTGATAGTTGAATGTGCTAAAGCAGAACATACCGCATTTGGCATTCCACCAATGCCAATTTGCAAGCAACTTCTATCCTTTATCAGTGGCACAATATAATCAGCGACTTGCCGGTCAATATCGCTAATAGGTGCGCTTGGTAACTCAAATAATGGCGCACTATCACCTTGAAAAACAGCCGCTACCTCACTGATATGAACGGTGTTTTCATTACCGTAACAAACAGGAATGGCGCTGGATGTTTCTATGATAATTTTTTTCGCTATATCACAACACGCTCGTGCAAATGTGTTGGAAACACCAAAATTAAAATAACCATGCTGGTCCATCGGTGATGTTTTTAATACCAACACATCTGTTTTTAAATATTCGCGATAGATATGAGGGCCTTCTCCAAAATTAAAGGGGATATAACTAACCACTCCTTGTTCAGATTTTTTTCTATCGTAGCCAGAAAAATGCCAATTTTGATATTCAAAGTGCTGTTGATCTGGGTCCTGTTCAATAATTTGCCTAGCAGCGACCGACAATGTACCTCTAACAATCACATCTTTTAATCGATCTTTCTGTTTGGCTAACTCAGTATCAAATATATCTGATTGCGTAACACTAAACCCATAATCAATGGTGTCGCCACTGTTAACTAACGCTACCGCCTCGCTAACGCTCACCATTTTTTCCTGAAGCATTTGTTGTACTGGCATGTATCCCCCCAAGCCTAACGATCTCTATATTATTTTTATAATGTTTTACCGAGTACGCTTCGTACTCAAAAAACTATGGTTTCATCATTGCACAATCACCAATAACTACTTTTGTCTCTCCAACCATACATACCGTATCTAATTTAACAATTTTCTTATCGATATTAATATCAGTAATGGTGACCTTCGTTTTAACCGTATCGCCAATTTTAACCGGTGCTTTAAACTTCATATTTTGGCCTAAATAAATACTGCCCGGCCCAGGCAATTTCATCGCTAATGTTGCACTAATAAAACCTGCTGACAGCATGCCATGAGCAATTCGTCCTTTAAACATGCTTTGTTTGGCATATTCTTCATCAATATGAGCGGGGTTAAAATCACCCGTAATACCGGCAAATAAAATAATATCTGCTTCCGTCACTGTTTTGCTCATAGAGGCAGACTGCCCCACCTTCATTTCTTCAACACTAAACCCTTCTGACATTTTTATTCCTTTTATTTAATTAATCATTCTTTTTGAAACTTCTTCGAGCATTACCTCAGTAGCACCGCCGGCAATGGCTTGAATACGAGCATCACGATACATTCTTTCTATTGCACTTTCACGAACATAGCCAAAGCCACCATGAAATTGAAGACAGTCATACATGACTTCATTCACCAGTTCACCGCAGTAGGCTTTCACCATAGAGACTTCTTTTATGCAATCAAGCCCTTGTGCATCTAACCAAGCAGAATGATAAACAAGTTGCTTACCCGCCTCAACACGCGCCGCCAATGCGGCTAAGCGCTGACGTATCGCTTGTTTATCAAATAGCACACCACCGAATGCTTTACGTGTTGTCACATAGTCCATTGTTAGCTCAAGCGCTTTAGAAGCCTCGCCCATTGACTGGGCACCTAACACAAGGCGTTCGTTTTGGAAATTACGCATAATGGAATAAAAGCCTTTATTAATCTCGCCGATTATATTGTCTGCTGGCACGCGACAATTATCAAAAATTAACTCCGCAGTATCTGACGATAACCAACCCATTTTTTTAAGGTTTTTACCAACACTAAACCCAAGGGTGCCTTTTTCAACCGCAAATATAGTAATACCGCGCGACGGTTTGACATCCATATCTGTTTTTGCCGCAACAAAAAACAAATCACCGTGTACGCCATTGGTAATAAACATTTTTGAACCGTTCAATACATAGTCATTACCGTCTTTTACTGCACGGGTTTTCATCGCAGCAACATCAGAGCCGACATCCGGTTCTGTTACCGCAACACCGGTAATTTTTTGTCCAGAGATAATCTCGCTCATGTATTTATTTAATTGCTGTTTATTACCAAAATTATCTAAATGAGGGGACGCCATATCTGTATGTACTAACACCGTCACTGCTAAACCGCCAAAGGTTGAACGGCCAAGTTCTTCAGCCAAAATAACAGACCCCAAAGCATCCATTTCACTACCTCCATAGTCAGTTGAATAACGAATACCCAGAAAGCCTAAATCACCCATTTGCTGTAAAATTTCTCTCGGGATATAGCCTTTTTCTTCCCATTCATCAGCAACAGGCACTACCTTTTGTTCAACAAATCGTCGAATCTGATCGCGTAAAATCGTGTGCTCTTCAGAAAAATAAATTGAATTCATTCAATACCACTCCTAAGACTAAAAACTTAAGCCCAGCTTGCTTTGCGTTTATTTAAAAAGGCTTCTATGCCTTCTTTACCTTCTTCTGTTTCCCAGGCATCCGCCAAATTATCGGCCGTGTAAATTGCATTTTCTTCTGCTGTATGGGTATCTACATAGTCAATGAGTTTTTTAGTCGAGGCAATCGCTCCAGGCGCGCACTTTAAAATCATTTTTACTTCTGTTTCTATCGCTTGATCTAGTTCAGCAACTGTTACAACATCTGTTAAAAGGCCGATTGTTTTTGCTTCCGTCGCACCAAACACTCTTGCGTTTAAAAAGTTTCTGCGTGCATTTGCTGCACCAATTCGTTTAACGACATACGGTGAAATAGTCGCGGGGGTCAGCCCCAATTTCACTTCTGTTAAGGCAAATTTTGCTGTCTCAACGCCGATACTAATATCGCACACCGACACCATACCAACACCACCACCATAAGCTGGCCCCTGAATACGGCCTATTATAGGTTTACTTAAGTTGTTTAAAGCCGCTAACATTTTTGCAAGTTTGCTAGTTTCTTCTACACGTTGCGCTCTTGTTTTACTGATATTGCTTTCCATCCACTTTAAATCACCGCCGGCACAAAATGTTTTACCTGCTCCCGTTAAAACAACCACACGAACAGCAGCATCCAATTCCACAGTGGCACAAATATGTTGCATCTCTTGGATAAAATCAGCACTCATAGCATTGTGTACGATTGGTCGATTGAAGGTCACATAAGCCACCCCTCTATCATCAATATCCATAATTATGTTTTTATACTGCACCGTGCTCTCCATCTACATAACAACCATTAAGAAACAAATCAGCTTGTGATTGTGCAATTGCTTCCACGCTTGCGCCACTATCAACATACCAAATACTTGCCCAATTCATACTCCCGAAAATGGCAAGACGCAATAAATGCTTATCTACCCCTGTACGTATAACACCATCTTTTTCAGCTTGCTCGAATAAATCACGCCAAAAATTCTCATAAGCATCACGGTCAGGTTGTGCCGCATTATGAACGGTTTCTGGCACTTGCCCATAATTCCTAATACTGGCTAAGGTATAGTCCGAGTGCCGCAAGATAGCGATTAAATGCCCCCGAATAGCAGCCCGTAACAAGTCAGGAAAAGAAGGCGCCTTAGCCAACTGTTCTACTTCGTATTCAACAATATCTCGGATCAGATGGACACTTTTATTAAGTACTTCCTGCACTAAGGCTTCTTTTGAGTTGAAGTGATAATACAAACTCCCTGCCTGCATGTTTATTGATTCTGCAATATCTTTTAAATAAGTTCCATGATAGCCATGCTGACTTAATTTTTTAGCCGCTGCATCTAAAATTAACTGACGGGTAACGGAGCTTTTTTTTATTGTATTTGTCACTGAACCTAACCCTTTGATGAAGCCATAGTTTAAATCTAATGCAGATTAGATTCTAATTAGCGTTAGAATGAGTATAGTGATATGATCCGGCAAACGCAATATACAATAACTCAAATAAACACAAGGAAATCCAATGACTTTTAATGTTCAAATTAATGATGAAGTGGATGCGTTACGTGAGGCTGTACGTAAGTTTGCAAACGGTGAAATCGCCCCACTCGCTGAATCTGTTGATAAAGACAATGAATTTCCAAATCAACTTTGGCGTGCCTTTGGAGACATGGGTTTATTAGGCATGACTATTCCTGAAGAATACGGTGGAACTGGGCTAAATTACCTATCACACCTTGTCGTCATGGAAGAAATATCAAGAGCCTCTGCCTCTATCGGTTTATCTTACGGCGCTAATTCAAACCTTTGCTTAAACAACCTTTACCTAAATGGTAGTGAGGAACAACGATATAAATATTTACCTAAACTCTGTACGGGTGAATATATTGGCGCTTTGGCTATGTCTGAACCCGGGGCAGGTTCAGATGTCGTCGGTTCAATGAGTTGTAAAGCCGAAAAAAAGGGTGATAAATGGGTCGCCAACGGTAACAAAATGTGGATTACCAATGGCCCCGACGCTGACGTGTTGATTGTGTATATGCGCACTGCTGGACCAGAAGCCGGTTCACGCTGCATGACTGCTTTTATTGTAGAAAAGAGCATGCCTGGTTTTTCAACCGCACAAAAACTAGATAAGCTTGGTATGCGTGGCTCTAATACCTGTGAATTGGTTTTTGAAAACTGCGAAATTCCTGAAGAAAATGTACTTGGCAACGTTAACGAAGGGGTTAAAGTTCTAATGAGCGGCCTTAATACCGAGCGCATGGTGCTATCCGGTGGCCCTATCGGCATTATGCAAGCGACCATGGATATTTGCTTACCGTATATTCATGAACGGAAACAATTTGGTAAACCTATTGGCCTGTTTGAGCTAATGCAAGGAAAAATGGCCGATATGTACGTTGCTCTTCAATCAACGCGAGCTTTTGCTTATCGTGTGGCTGAACAATATGACAAAGGCAATGATTCACGTAAAGATGCTGCTGGGCTTTTACTATTTGCTTCAGAAAATGCTGTAAAAGTTGCCTTAGAAGGCATCCAAACGTTAGGCGGTAATGGCTATATTAATGAGTTCCCTACTGGCCGTTTACTACGAGATGCCAAACTTTATGATATTGGCGCCGGTACCAACGAAATTCGTCGGATGTTAATTGGCCGTGAATTATTTGAAGATACAAAATAGATATGAATAAAAAAAGCGTTGTTATTGTTGCCGCCAAACGAACGGCTTTAGGTAGTTTTCAAGGTCAATTTTCCTCGCTTAGCGCATCAGACCTTGGCAGTTACGCCATAAGCGCCGCTATCGAAGATAGCCATATTGAACCCACTCAAGTAGACAGCGTGCATATGGGCTGCGTATTACCTGCCGGACAAGGCCAAGCACCCGCACGGCAAGCCTCATTAAAAGCAGGTCTACCGCTATCGGTCCCTTGTAATACTGTTAACAAAATGTGTGGATCTGGCATGCAAGCGGTGATGTACGGCTATAACCAAATATTCGCGGGCGATGCTAACTGCGTGGTCGCAGGTGGCATGGAATCGATGACTAATGCTCCCTACCTTTCAACCAAACTACGTGGGGGCCTTAAAATGGGCCACAGCGAAATGATTGATCATATGTTTCACGATGGCCTGCAAGATGTTAAACATGGCAAATTAATGGGTTCATTTGCTGAACTGTGCGCAGAAAAATACGGCTTCACGCGTGAACAACAAGATGATTTTGCCATTACCTCATTGCAGCGAGCTAATGCAGCGACTCAATCAACGGCTTTTGAGTCTGAAATAACACCGGTTGTCGTTAAAAATCGCAAAGCTGAAACGCGCTATGCAACTGATGAACAACCGGCTAAGGCCGACCTTAACAAAATCAAAACACTACGTCCTGCTTTTAAAAAAGATGGCACGGTTACCGCCGCCAATGCCTCGTCTATTTCTGACGGTGCGGCTGCCTTAGTGCTAATGGATGCAGATGAAGCGCGCAAACAAGGCCTGCAAGCGCTTGCAACCATCACCGCGCAAGCAGCACATGCACAAGACCCTGATTGGTTCAGCACCGCGCCTATTGTTGCTATTCAAAAAGTATTAGAAAAATCTGGTTGGACTATTAACGATGTTGATTTATTTGAAATAAATGAAGCCTTTGCTGTAGTAACCATGGCAGCCATTGAAACGCTTAATTTAGACCCTGACAAAGTGAATGTTAATGGTGGTGCATGTGCCTTAGGTCACCCGATTGGTGCATCAGGCGCGCGCGTTCTAGTCACATTAATTCACGCATTAAAAGCTAGGCAACTGACTAAAGGGGTCGCCACGCTATGTATTGGCGGCGGCGAAGCCACTGCAATGGCGATTGAAATAATTTAACGCTGAGCACTTAACAATTATTAAGGTAAACAATGCCGGTCATTAAATCAAAAATTGAACCAGCATCTGCTGATTTCAAAGCAAACACGATTCAAATGGAATCGCTTGTTGATGAACTTAACGAACGCATCACTAGCGCTGCCAAAGGTGGCGGCGAACGTGCACGTAAAAAACATTTAGCTCGCAATAAACTACTGCCAAGAGATCGGATTAAAGCCTTACTGGACCCAGGCAGTGCTTTTTTAGAGCTATCGCAGTTAGCCGCTTATGGCATGTATGATGATGCTGCACCTGCAGCAGGCATCATTACCGGTATTGGCCGCATCCACGGTGGCGAAGTGATGATTATTGCGAATGACGCCACCGTTAAAGGCGGAACCTATTACCCACTCACCGTCACCAAGCACCTACGAGCACAAGAAATTGCCGCTGAAAACCGCCTACCCTGTATTTACCTGGTTGACTCTGGTGGTGCCTTTTTACCTCTACAGCACGAAGTATTCCCCGGCAAAGAACATTTTGGCCGTTTCTTTTATAACCAAACACGAATGTCTGCTGATGGCATTCCACAAATTGCCGTAGTGATGGGCTCCTGTACCGCTGGCGGCGCTTATATCCCATCACTGTGTGACGAGTCTATTATTGTTCGCGAACAAGGCACTATCTTTTTAGGTGGCCCGCCTTTAGTGAAAGCCGCTACCGGTGAACAAGTCTCTTCTGAAGAGCTAGGCGGCGCAGAGCTACACTGTAAGCAATCGGGCGTTACCGACCATATTGCTGAAGATGACTCGCATGCCCTGTCCATTGCACGTAACGTTATTGAGCACCTCAACGAAACCAAAGAGCTGCAGGTAAAAGTTCGTGAGTCCCGCGAGCCATTATATCCAAGCGACGATATTTTAGGCATTATTCCTAAAGACCCAAAACAACCGTACGACATACGCGAAATTATTGCCCGCTTAGTAGATGGTTCTGAATTCCAAGAATTTAAACCGCTGTATGGCCCAACGCTAGTGTGTGGTTTTGCCCATATCCACGGTTATCCAGTTGGCATTATCGCCAATAATGGTATTTTATTTTCACCCTCAGCACTGAAAGGCACGCATTTTATTGAGTTGTGCAATCAACGTGGCATTCCACTTCTATTTTTACAAAATATTACTGGCTTTATGGTCGGTAAAAAATACGAAGAAGAAGGTATCGCAAAAAATGGTGCCAAAATGGTCACCGCTGTGTCTTGCGCTAGTGTGCCAAAGTTCACCGTGTTAATTGGTGGCTCCTATGGCGCCGGTAACTAC from Cycloclasticus pugetii PS-1 includes:
- a CDS encoding acetyl-CoA hydrolase/transferase family protein; this encodes MPVQQMLQEKMVSVSEAVALVNSGDTIDYGFSVTQSDIFDTELAKQKDRLKDVIVRGTLSVAARQIIEQDPDQQHFEYQNWHFSGYDRKKSEQGVVSYIPFNFGEGPHIYREYLKTDVLVLKTSPMDQHGYFNFGVSNTFARACCDIAKKIIIETSSAIPVCYGNENTVHISEVAAVFQGDSAPLFELPSAPISDIDRQVADYIVPLIKDRSCLQIGIGGMPNAVCSALAHSTIKDLGIHTEMFVDGMVDLVEKGKVTGNYKQTYRGQIVYTFALGSKRTYDFIHKNALCVSIPVDETNLTNKIAQNDNVISINNCLQVDLTGQVASESNGHRQISGTGGQLQFVRGAVASKGGKSFICLSSRFKDKEGRPRSRIVPGLEEGTVVTTPRSDTMYVVTEFGIVNLKGKSISERALALISIAHPDDRESLLQQARDSGIVSRRYC
- a CDS encoding crotonase/enoyl-CoA hydratase family protein, which produces MQYKNIIMDIDDRGVAYVTFNRPIVHNAMSADFIQEMQHICATVELDAAVRVVVLTGAGKTFCAGGDLKWMESNISKTRAQRVEETSKLAKMLAALNNLSKPIIGRIQGPAYGGGVGMVSVCDISIGVETAKFALTEVKLGLTPATISPYVVKRIGAANARRNFLNARVFGATEAKTIGLLTDVVTVAELDQAIETEVKMILKCAPGAIASTKKLIDYVDTHTAEENAIYTADNLADAWETEEGKEGIEAFLNKRKASWA
- a CDS encoding carboxyl transferase domain-containing protein encodes the protein MPVIKSKIEPASADFKANTIQMESLVDELNERITSAAKGGGERARKKHLARNKLLPRDRIKALLDPGSAFLELSQLAAYGMYDDAAPAAGIITGIGRIHGGEVMIIANDATVKGGTYYPLTVTKHLRAQEIAAENRLPCIYLVDSGGAFLPLQHEVFPGKEHFGRFFYNQTRMSADGIPQIAVVMGSCTAGGAYIPSLCDESIIVREQGTIFLGGPPLVKAATGEQVSSEELGGAELHCKQSGVTDHIAEDDSHALSIARNVIEHLNETKELQVKVRESREPLYPSDDILGIIPKDPKQPYDIREIIARLVDGSEFQEFKPLYGPTLVCGFAHIHGYPVGIIANNGILFSPSALKGTHFIELCNQRGIPLLFLQNITGFMVGKKYEEEGIAKNGAKMVTAVSCASVPKFTVLIGGSYGAGNYGMCGRAFGARMLWSWPNSRISTMGGEQAAAVLATVKRDALEAAGESWADEEEENFKAPILAQFEEQANPYFATARLWDDGLIDPRDTRRILGLSLAVAAKTPIEKANFGVFRM
- a CDS encoding MaoC family dehydratase — translated: MSEGFSVEEMKVGQSASMSKTVTEADIILFAGITGDFNPAHIDEEYAKQSMFKGRIAHGMLSAGFISATLAMKLPGPGSIYLGQNMKFKAPVKIGDTVKTKVTITDINIDKKIVKLDTVCMVGETKVVIGDCAMMKP
- a CDS encoding thiolase family protein — encoded protein: MNKKSVVIVAAKRTALGSFQGQFSSLSASDLGSYAISAAIEDSHIEPTQVDSVHMGCVLPAGQGQAPARQASLKAGLPLSVPCNTVNKMCGSGMQAVMYGYNQIFAGDANCVVAGGMESMTNAPYLSTKLRGGLKMGHSEMIDHMFHDGLQDVKHGKLMGSFAELCAEKYGFTREQQDDFAITSLQRANAATQSTAFESEITPVVVKNRKAETRYATDEQPAKADLNKIKTLRPAFKKDGTVTAANASSISDGAAALVLMDADEARKQGLQALATITAQAAHAQDPDWFSTAPIVAIQKVLEKSGWTINDVDLFEINEAFAVVTMAAIETLNLDPDKVNVNGGACALGHPIGASGARVLVTLIHALKARQLTKGVATLCIGGGEATAMAIEII
- a CDS encoding isovaleryl-CoA dehydrogenase, which codes for MTFNVQINDEVDALREAVRKFANGEIAPLAESVDKDNEFPNQLWRAFGDMGLLGMTIPEEYGGTGLNYLSHLVVMEEISRASASIGLSYGANSNLCLNNLYLNGSEEQRYKYLPKLCTGEYIGALAMSEPGAGSDVVGSMSCKAEKKGDKWVANGNKMWITNGPDADVLIVYMRTAGPEAGSRCMTAFIVEKSMPGFSTAQKLDKLGMRGSNTCELVFENCEIPEENVLGNVNEGVKVLMSGLNTERMVLSGGPIGIMQATMDICLPYIHERKQFGKPIGLFELMQGKMADMYVALQSTRAFAYRVAEQYDKGNDSRKDAAGLLLFASENAVKVALEGIQTLGGNGYINEFPTGRLLRDAKLYDIGAGTNEIRRMLIGRELFEDTK
- a CDS encoding acyl-CoA dehydrogenase family protein; the protein is MNSIYFSEEHTILRDQIRRFVEQKVVPVADEWEEKGYIPREILQQMGDLGFLGIRYSTDYGGSEMDALGSVILAEELGRSTFGGLAVTVLVHTDMASPHLDNFGNKQQLNKYMSEIISGQKITGVAVTEPDVGSDVAAMKTRAVKDGNDYVLNGSKMFITNGVHGDLFFVAAKTDMDVKPSRGITIFAVEKGTLGFSVGKNLKKMGWLSSDTAELIFDNCRVPADNIIGEINKGFYSIMRNFQNERLVLGAQSMGEASKALELTMDYVTTRKAFGGVLFDKQAIRQRLAALAARVEAGKQLVYHSAWLDAQGLDCIKEVSMVKAYCGELVNEVMYDCLQFHGGFGYVRESAIERMYRDARIQAIAGGATEVMLEEVSKRMIN
- a CDS encoding TetR/AcrR family transcriptional regulator gives rise to the protein MTNTIKKSSVTRQLILDAAAKKLSQHGYHGTYLKDIAESINMQAGSLYYHFNSKEALVQEVLNKSVHLIRDIVEYEVEQLAKAPSFPDLLRAAIRGHLIAILRHSDYTLASIRNYGQVPETVHNAAQPDRDAYENFWRDLFEQAEKDGVIRTGVDKHLLRLAIFGSMNWASIWYVDSGASVEAIAQSQADLFLNGCYVDGEHGAV